The Pantoea sp. At-9b genome includes a window with the following:
- the cysK gene encoding cysteine synthase A — MSKIYEDNSLTIGHTPLVRLNRIGNGRILAKVESRNPSFSVKCRIGANMIWDAEKRGILKPGVELVEPTSGNTGIALAYVAAARGYKLTLTMPETMSIERRKLLKALGANLVLTEGAKGMKGAIAKAEEIVASDPDKYVLLQQFSNPANPEIHEKTTGPEIWEDTDGAVDVFIAGVGTGGTLTGVSRYIKNTKGKKDLISVAVEPTDSPVIAQALAGEEIKPGPHKIQGIGAGFIPGNLDLKLIDRVVAITNDEAISTARRLMEEEGILAGISSGAAVAAALKLQEDEAFANKNIVVILPSSGERYLSTALFADLFTEKELQQ, encoded by the coding sequence ATGAGTAAGATCTATGAAGACAACTCGCTGACAATTGGTCATACGCCGCTGGTTCGACTGAACCGCATCGGTAACGGCCGCATTCTGGCGAAGGTCGAGTCCCGTAACCCGAGCTTCAGCGTAAAATGCCGTATCGGTGCCAATATGATTTGGGACGCAGAAAAACGCGGCATTCTGAAACCTGGCGTAGAGCTGGTGGAACCGACCAGTGGTAACACCGGTATCGCTCTGGCCTATGTGGCTGCGGCCCGTGGTTACAAGCTGACGCTGACCATGCCAGAAACAATGTCGATCGAACGTCGCAAGCTGCTGAAGGCACTGGGTGCGAATCTGGTCCTGACCGAAGGCGCGAAAGGCATGAAAGGTGCCATTGCCAAAGCAGAAGAGATTGTGGCCAGCGACCCGGACAAATATGTACTGCTCCAGCAGTTCAGTAACCCGGCTAACCCGGAAATCCACGAAAAAACCACCGGCCCGGAAATCTGGGAAGATACCGATGGTGCTGTGGACGTGTTCATCGCCGGTGTCGGCACCGGTGGTACGCTGACCGGTGTGAGCCGTTACATTAAGAATACCAAAGGCAAGAAAGATCTGATTTCGGTCGCGGTTGAGCCGACCGACTCACCGGTTATCGCGCAGGCGCTGGCGGGTGAAGAAATCAAACCCGGCCCACACAAAATTCAGGGCATCGGCGCAGGTTTCATTCCGGGCAACCTTGACCTGAAGTTGATTGACCGCGTCGTTGCCATCACTAACGACGAAGCCATCAGCACCGCACGTCGTCTGATGGAAGAAGAAGGTATTCTCGCCGGTATCTCTTCAGGGGCTGCGGTCGCCGCTGCGCTGAAGTTGCAGGAAGATGAAGCCTTCGCCAATAAGAACATCGTGGTGATCCTGCCTTCCTCTGGCGAACGTTATCTGAGTACCGCGTTGTTTGCTGATCTGTTCACCGAAAAAGAGCTGCAACAGTGA
- the ptsH gene encoding phosphocarrier protein Hpr, whose translation MFQQEVTITAPNGLHTRPAAQFVKEAKAFQSEITVTSNGKSASAKSLFKLQTLGLTQGTVVTLSAEGEDEQQAVEHLVKLMAELE comes from the coding sequence ATGTTCCAGCAAGAAGTTACCATTACCGCACCTAACGGCCTCCACACTCGTCCTGCAGCTCAGTTCGTTAAAGAAGCTAAGGCTTTCCAGTCAGAAATCACTGTGACCTCGAATGGCAAATCTGCCAGCGCGAAAAGCCTGTTCAAACTGCAGACACTGGGTCTGACTCAGGGTACGGTTGTTACGCTGTCTGCCGAAGGTGAAGATGAGCAGCAAGCGGTTGAACACCTGGTGAAACTGATGGCTGAGCTGGAGTAA
- the ptsI gene encoding phosphoenolpyruvate-protein phosphotransferase PtsI yields the protein MISGILASPGIAFGKALLLKEDEIVINRKKISDDQVEQEVQRFLDGRSKAAIQLEAIKVKAGETFGEEKAAIFEGHIMLLEDEELEQEIIDLIKKDHATADAAAHSVIDGQAKALEELDDEYLKERAADVRDIGKRLLQNILGLHIVDLSAIEDESILVAKDLTPSETAQLNLKKVLGFITDLGGRTSHTSIMARSLELPAIVGTGNVTATVNNGDFLILDGVNNKVYVNPTADVLEELKAIQTQYLSEKHELAKLKDLPAITLDGHQVEVCANIGTVRDVAGAERNGAEGVGLYRTEFLFMDRDSLPTEEEQFQAYKAVAEAMGSQAVIVRTMDIGGDKDLPYMNLPKEENPFLGWRAIRIAMDRKEILHAQLRAILRASKFGKLRIMFPMIISVEEVRFLKAELETLKAQLREEGKAFDETIEVGIMVETPASAVIARHLAKEVDFFSIGTNDLTQYTLAVDRGNDLISHLYNPMSPSVLGLIKQVIDASHAEGKWTGMCGELAGDERATLLLLGMGLDEFSMSAISIPSIKKIIRNTNFEDAKALAEQALAQPTADDLMNLVNKFIKEKTLC from the coding sequence ATGATTTCAGGCATTTTAGCATCACCGGGTATCGCCTTCGGCAAAGCATTGCTGCTGAAGGAAGATGAGATCGTCATCAACCGTAAAAAAATTTCTGACGATCAGGTTGAGCAGGAAGTACAGCGCTTCCTCGACGGACGCAGCAAAGCTGCTATCCAGCTCGAAGCCATCAAAGTTAAAGCCGGTGAAACCTTCGGTGAAGAGAAAGCGGCGATCTTTGAAGGTCACATCATGCTGCTGGAAGACGAAGAGCTGGAGCAGGAAATCATCGACCTGATCAAAAAAGATCACGCGACGGCTGACGCTGCTGCCCACTCGGTCATTGATGGCCAGGCGAAAGCCCTGGAAGAGCTGGATGACGAATACCTGAAAGAACGCGCCGCTGACGTGCGTGATATCGGTAAACGCCTGCTGCAAAACATCCTCGGCCTGCACATCGTCGATCTCAGTGCTATCGAAGACGAATCCATTCTGGTGGCAAAAGATTTAACGCCGTCAGAAACCGCACAGCTCAACCTGAAAAAGGTGCTGGGCTTTATCACCGATCTCGGTGGCCGTACCTCACATACCTCCATCATGGCGCGTTCGCTTGAGCTGCCAGCGATTGTCGGTACAGGTAACGTGACCGCGACCGTTAACAACGGTGATTTTCTGATTCTGGATGGCGTAAACAACAAAGTTTATGTCAACCCGACGGCAGATGTACTGGAAGAGCTGAAAGCCATCCAGACGCAATATCTGTCTGAAAAACATGAACTGGCAAAACTGAAAGATCTGCCGGCTATCACGCTGGATGGTCATCAGGTTGAAGTCTGCGCCAACATCGGTACGGTACGTGATGTAGCCGGTGCAGAGCGCAACGGTGCGGAAGGCGTTGGCCTGTATCGTACCGAGTTCCTGTTTATGGACCGCGATTCGCTGCCAACGGAAGAAGAGCAGTTCCAGGCGTACAAAGCCGTTGCTGAAGCGATGGGTTCACAGGCGGTTATCGTCCGTACTATGGACATCGGCGGTGACAAAGATCTGCCGTACATGAACCTGCCGAAAGAAGAGAACCCGTTCCTCGGCTGGCGCGCTATCCGTATCGCGATGGACCGCAAAGAAATTCTGCATGCCCAGCTGCGTGCCATTCTGCGTGCCTCGAAATTCGGCAAACTGCGTATCATGTTCCCGATGATCATTTCAGTGGAAGAAGTTCGCTTCCTGAAAGCCGAACTGGAAACCCTGAAAGCGCAACTGCGTGAAGAAGGCAAAGCCTTTGATGAGACCATTGAAGTGGGCATTATGGTGGAAACACCGGCTTCAGCGGTTATTGCTCGTCATCTGGCGAAAGAAGTCGACTTCTTCAGTATTGGGACAAACGACCTGACACAGTATACTCTGGCGGTCGATCGTGGTAATGATTTGATTTCTCACCTCTATAACCCAATGTCGCCTTCCGTTCTGGGCCTCATCAAGCAAGTGATCGATGCATCACATGCCGAAGGGAAATGGACCGGCATGTGTGGTGAGCTGGCTGGTGATGAACGTGCTACACTACTGTTACTGGGAATGGGGCTGGACGAATTCAGCATGAGTGCCATTTCAATCCCAAGCATCAAGAAAATTATTCGTAATACCAATTTTGAAGATGCGAAGGCATTGGCGGAGCAGGCTCTGGCTCAACCCACAGCAGACGATTTGATGAACCTGGTTAACAAGTTCATCAAAGAAAAAACACTCTGCTGA
- the crr gene encoding PTS glucose transporter subunit IIA, which yields MGLFSKLFGDKTESASGTIEIVAPLSGEIVNIEDVPDVVFAEKIVGDGIAIKPTGNKMVAPVDGTIGKIFETNHAFSIESDNGIELFVHFGIDTVELKGEGFKRIAEEGQKVKKGDVVIEFDLPLLEEKAKSTLTPVVISNMDEIKDLIKLSGPVTVGETPVIRIKK from the coding sequence ATGGGTTTGTTTTCTAAACTTTTTGGCGATAAAACAGAGAGCGCATCAGGGACTATTGAAATTGTAGCGCCTCTGTCAGGCGAAATCGTGAATATTGAAGACGTACCAGATGTGGTATTCGCGGAGAAAATTGTCGGTGACGGTATTGCGATCAAACCGACCGGCAACAAAATGGTTGCGCCGGTTGATGGCACCATCGGTAAAATTTTCGAAACCAACCACGCATTTTCAATCGAGTCTGACAACGGCATCGAGCTGTTCGTCCACTTCGGTATCGACACGGTTGAACTGAAAGGTGAAGGCTTCAAACGTATCGCTGAAGAAGGCCAGAAAGTGAAAAAAGGCGATGTGGTGATCGAGTTTGATCTGCCGCTGCTGGAAGAGAAAGCAAAATCCACGCTGACGCCGGTGGTGATCTCGAACATGGACGAGATCAAAGACCTGATCAAACTCTCTGGTCCGGTAACCGTGGGCGAAACCCCGGTGATTCGTATCAAGAAGTAA
- a CDS encoding ATP-binding protein has translation MKHSYRGRMFWKILLGFWIVFVIISQLLWLGFSLSGNRHEPPEIVAIRRIVNLQMASAVSVLERGGPGALDDMMADWEPNDRQFFSVIQHSKPNTTVNTPPEGLPPSGFNEPFHGPFPDVIVRWVKGADGKEYELRYDVKALREDSSMGVGGPRRILNIPEPMFTFAGALGLLFSLLLAWNLTRPMRQLREGFARVSSGDLSVRLYPVMRKRHDELSSVAQDFDAMVERLDTLVKAREELLHDISHELRSPLARLQLATGLARQTPESVESSLNRIDEEARRLDKMIGELLTLSRAEHESMPGEQYFDLTGLLHAIVTDVRYEAQIPGVKVDFQVDENADYTVHGNAELIRRGVENVLRNALRFSHKGQHIQVRLQAENQWLAIRVRDQGPGVDDEKLSSIFDPFVRVNSPLMGKGYGLGLSIVRKVVLAHHGEVQAVNRPEGGLELTLRLPRWKQD, from the coding sequence ATGAAGCACAGCTACCGTGGCCGGATGTTCTGGAAGATCCTGCTGGGCTTCTGGATTGTATTTGTCATTATCAGCCAGCTGCTGTGGCTTGGTTTTTCGCTTTCCGGTAATCGCCACGAGCCACCAGAAATCGTGGCGATTCGTCGTATCGTGAATTTGCAGATGGCCTCGGCGGTGTCGGTGTTGGAGCGCGGTGGGCCAGGCGCGCTGGATGATATGATGGCCGACTGGGAACCGAACGATCGTCAGTTTTTTTCGGTGATCCAGCACAGTAAACCCAACACCACGGTGAATACACCACCGGAAGGATTGCCACCTTCAGGCTTTAATGAGCCGTTCCACGGTCCCTTCCCGGATGTGATTGTCCGCTGGGTGAAAGGGGCGGACGGTAAAGAGTATGAGCTGCGTTACGACGTCAAAGCGTTGCGGGAAGATAGCTCTATGGGGGTCGGCGGCCCTCGCCGCATTCTGAATATCCCTGAGCCGATGTTTACCTTTGCCGGTGCGCTCGGTTTGCTGTTCAGCCTGCTGCTGGCGTGGAACCTGACACGTCCGATGCGCCAGTTACGTGAAGGTTTTGCCCGCGTGAGCAGCGGTGACCTGAGTGTGCGGCTCTATCCGGTGATGCGCAAACGCCATGACGAGCTTTCCAGTGTGGCGCAGGATTTCGATGCGATGGTGGAGCGACTGGATACGCTGGTGAAAGCACGTGAGGAGCTGCTGCATGATATCTCCCACGAGCTGCGTTCGCCGCTGGCTCGTTTACAGCTGGCGACCGGTCTGGCGCGTCAGACGCCGGAAAGTGTTGAATCTTCCCTGAACCGCATCGACGAAGAAGCGCGTCGCCTGGATAAGATGATCGGGGAACTGCTGACGCTCTCGCGTGCCGAGCACGAGAGTATGCCGGGTGAGCAGTATTTCGACCTGACCGGCCTGCTGCATGCGATAGTGACCGATGTTCGTTACGAGGCACAGATTCCAGGGGTGAAGGTCGATTTTCAGGTCGATGAAAACGCAGATTACACCGTGCATGGCAATGCTGAGCTGATTCGGCGTGGGGTAGAGAATGTGCTGCGCAACGCCCTGCGTTTCTCCCACAAGGGGCAGCATATTCAGGTGCGCTTGCAGGCGGAAAATCAGTGGCTGGCGATTCGTGTGCGCGATCAAGGGCCAGGTGTCGATGATGAAAAGCTTTCCAGCATTTTCGACCCCTTTGTCCGCGTCAATTCACCGTTGATGGGCAAGGGCTATGGCCTGGGGCTGTCGATTGTGCGCAAGGTGGTGCTGGCGCACCATGGCGAAGTTCAGGCGGTTAACCGCCCGGAAGGGGGGCTGGAGCTAACGCTCAGGCTGCCACGCTGGAAACAGGACTAA
- a CDS encoding response regulator transcription factor, with product MKILLVDDDLELGTMLSQYLIAEGFDAQLVLTGSAGVEGALSGNYTAMILDIMLPDMSGIDVLRQVRQNSRLPVIMLTAKGDNIDRVIGLEMGADDYVPKPCYPRELVARLRAVLRRFEDQAPLPDKKEVLRWGDLSLNPATRITEWQGKAFDLTASEFNLLDLLMRAPDRVVSKDELSEKGLGRPREAYDRSVDVHISNIRQKLAALTADSVNIETVRSIGYRIR from the coding sequence ATGAAAATTCTGCTTGTTGATGACGATTTAGAGCTTGGTACTATGCTGAGCCAATACCTGATTGCTGAAGGCTTTGATGCACAACTGGTTTTGACCGGAAGTGCCGGGGTTGAAGGTGCGCTTTCAGGTAATTACACCGCCATGATCCTCGATATCATGCTGCCGGATATGAGCGGAATTGATGTGCTGCGTCAGGTACGCCAGAACAGCCGTCTGCCGGTGATCATGTTGACCGCCAAAGGCGACAATATCGATCGCGTTATCGGTCTGGAAATGGGGGCGGACGATTATGTGCCAAAACCCTGTTATCCACGTGAACTGGTGGCGCGACTGCGTGCCGTGCTGCGTCGCTTTGAAGATCAGGCTCCGTTACCCGATAAGAAAGAAGTGCTGCGTTGGGGCGATTTGAGTCTCAATCCTGCGACCCGTATTACCGAATGGCAGGGCAAGGCGTTTGACCTTACCGCCTCGGAATTCAACCTACTCGACCTGTTGATGCGTGCGCCCGATCGCGTGGTATCAAAAGATGAGCTGTCAGAAAAAGGGCTGGGGCGTCCGCGTGAAGCCTACGATCGCAGCGTTGATGTACATATCAGCAATATTCGCCAGAAACTGGCAGCGTTGACCGCTGACAGCGTCAATATCGAAACCGTGCGCAGTATTGGTTATCGCATTCGATGA
- the cysM gene encoding cysteine synthase CysM, whose amino-acid sequence MTTLENTIGNTPLIKLQRLTPDNGSEIWLKLEGNNPAGSVKDRAAWSMIHQAELRGEIKPGDTLIEATSGNTGIALAMIAAMKGYCLRLLMPENMSQERQDAMRAYGAELVLVTREQGMEGARDLAQEMAARGEGRVLDQFNNPDNPLGHYLTTGPEIWQQSQQRMTHFVSSMGTTGTITGVGRYLREYAPAVKIIGLQPEEGSSIPGIRRWPSAYLPGIFRPELVDDVMDMTQQEAEATMRALAQREGIFCGVSSGGAVAGALRIAAAQPGSVVVAIICDRGDRYLSTGVFH is encoded by the coding sequence GTGACCACACTGGAAAATACCATCGGTAACACGCCGTTGATTAAGTTGCAGCGCCTGACGCCTGACAACGGCAGCGAAATCTGGTTAAAACTGGAAGGGAACAATCCGGCTGGCTCGGTCAAAGATCGCGCCGCCTGGTCGATGATTCATCAGGCGGAGTTGCGCGGCGAGATCAAACCGGGCGATACCCTGATTGAAGCCACCAGCGGCAATACCGGCATCGCGCTGGCAATGATTGCGGCGATGAAAGGCTATTGTCTGCGTTTGCTGATGCCAGAAAACATGAGCCAGGAGCGACAGGATGCGATGCGTGCCTACGGCGCTGAACTGGTGCTGGTGACCCGTGAGCAGGGCATGGAAGGGGCGCGTGATTTGGCGCAGGAGATGGCCGCACGCGGTGAGGGCAGGGTACTGGATCAGTTTAACAACCCGGATAATCCCCTCGGCCACTACCTGACCACCGGTCCAGAAATTTGGCAGCAGAGCCAGCAACGCATGACGCATTTCGTCTCCAGCATGGGCACCACCGGCACCATTACCGGGGTGGGGCGCTACCTGCGTGAGTATGCGCCTGCGGTGAAAATCATCGGCCTGCAACCCGAGGAAGGCAGCAGCATTCCCGGTATCCGCCGTTGGCCAAGCGCCTATCTGCCGGGGATTTTTCGCCCGGAGTTGGTGGATGACGTGATGGATATGACTCAACAGGAAGCGGAAGCAACCATGCGTGCCCTGGCGCAGCGTGAAGGCATTTTCTGCGGCGTCAGCTCCGGCGGTGCGGTGGCGGGTGCGTTACGCATCGCGGCGGCCCAGCCGGGCAGCGTTGTGGTCGCAATTATTTGCGATCGCGGCGATCGTTATCTCTCCACGGGTGTTTTCCACTAA
- the cysA gene encoding sulfate/thiosulfate ABC transporter ATP-binding protein CysA: MSIEIKQINKAFGRTPVLNDISLDIPSGQMVALLGPSGSGKTTLLRIIAGLEHQNSGQIQFHGKDVSRLHARDRQVGFVFQHYALFRHMTVFDNIAFGLTVLPRRERPSSVEIKQRVTRLLEMVQLAHLANRFPAQLSGGQKQRVALARALAVEPQILLLDEPFGALDAQVRKELRRWLRQLHEELKFTSVFVTHDQEEAMEVADRVVVMSQGNIEQVGTPDEVWRDPATRFVLEFLGEVNRFDGEVHGSQFHVAAHRWPLGYTPAHQGKVELFLRPWEIDVSRQSSLESPLPVQVLEVSPRGHFWQLVVQPTGWQSEPFTLVFDGEQTAPIRGERLFVGLQQARLYQGTTPLRAVAFAESA; the protein is encoded by the coding sequence ATGAGCATTGAGATTAAACAAATTAACAAAGCGTTTGGCCGTACCCCGGTGCTGAACGATATCTCTCTGGATATTCCTTCCGGCCAGATGGTGGCGCTGCTGGGGCCGTCCGGTTCCGGTAAAACCACGCTGCTGCGAATTATCGCCGGGCTTGAACATCAGAACAGTGGGCAGATTCAGTTCCACGGCAAAGATGTCAGTCGCTTGCATGCCCGCGATCGTCAGGTTGGATTTGTGTTCCAGCATTACGCGCTGTTCCGCCATATGACGGTGTTTGACAACATCGCCTTTGGCCTGACGGTGCTGCCACGTCGTGAGCGTCCTTCCAGCGTTGAAATCAAACAACGTGTAACCCGTTTGCTGGAAATGGTGCAACTGGCGCATCTTGCCAACCGCTTCCCGGCGCAGCTGTCAGGCGGCCAGAAGCAGCGTGTGGCGCTGGCGCGTGCGCTGGCAGTGGAACCACAGATTTTGCTGCTGGATGAACCCTTCGGTGCGCTGGATGCGCAGGTGCGTAAAGAGCTGCGCCGCTGGCTGCGTCAGTTGCATGAAGAGTTAAAATTCACCAGCGTATTCGTCACCCATGACCAGGAAGAGGCGATGGAAGTCGCTGACCGCGTGGTGGTGATGAGCCAGGGCAATATCGAACAGGTGGGCACGCCAGATGAAGTATGGCGCGACCCGGCCACCCGCTTTGTGCTGGAGTTCCTCGGTGAAGTGAACCGCTTTGACGGTGAAGTCCACGGATCGCAGTTCCATGTCGCTGCGCATCGCTGGCCGCTGGGTTATACCCCTGCCCACCAGGGCAAGGTCGAGTTGTTCCTGCGCCCGTGGGAGATTGATGTCTCGCGCCAGAGCAGCCTGGAAAGCCCGTTGCCGGTGCAGGTGCTGGAAGTCAGCCCGCGTGGCCACTTCTGGCAGTTGGTGGTGCAGCCAACTGGCTGGCAAAGCGAACCCTTCACCCTGGTGTTTGATGGTGAGCAAACCGCGCCGATTCGTGGCGAACGTCTGTTTGTTGGCCTGCAACAGGCACGACTTTACCAGGGGACGACACCGCTGCGCGCGGTTGCCTTTGCCGAGAGCGCCTGA
- the cysW gene encoding sulfate/thiosulfate ABC transporter permease CysW, producing MAEISQINRVDRSPINWAKWLLIGIGALVSLLLLVVPMISIFWEALGQGLGGVISNLKDGDMLHAIWLTVMVALITVPVNLVFGTLLAWLVTRFNFPGRQLLLTLFDIPFAVSPVVAGLMYLLFWGVNGPAGGWLDAHNIQIMFAWPGMVLATVFVTCPFVVRELVPVMLSQGSNEDEAAVLLGASGWQMFRRVTLPNIRWALLYGVVLTNARTIGEFGAVSVVSGSIRGETYTLPLQVELLHQDYNTVGAFTAAALLTLMAIVTLFLKSVLQWRLEHQQKRQQEENHEH from the coding sequence ATGGCCGAGATTTCGCAAATCAATCGTGTGGACCGTTCACCGATCAACTGGGCTAAGTGGCTGCTGATTGGTATTGGCGCGCTGGTTTCCTTGTTGTTACTGGTGGTGCCGATGATCTCGATTTTCTGGGAGGCATTGGGGCAGGGGCTGGGGGGTGTCATCAGCAATCTGAAAGATGGCGACATGCTGCATGCCATCTGGCTGACGGTGATGGTGGCGCTGATCACCGTGCCGGTCAACCTGGTGTTCGGGACGCTGTTGGCATGGCTGGTGACGCGGTTTAACTTTCCTGGTCGTCAGCTGCTGTTGACGCTGTTTGATATTCCGTTTGCCGTGTCGCCGGTGGTGGCAGGCTTGATGTATCTGCTGTTTTGGGGCGTCAACGGCCCGGCCGGTGGTTGGCTGGATGCGCACAATATCCAGATTATGTTTGCCTGGCCGGGTATGGTGCTGGCGACCGTTTTCGTCACCTGTCCGTTTGTGGTGCGTGAACTGGTGCCGGTGATGCTGAGCCAGGGCAGCAATGAAGATGAAGCCGCGGTGCTGCTTGGCGCATCCGGCTGGCAGATGTTTCGCCGCGTGACGCTGCCGAACATTCGCTGGGCGCTGCTGTACGGCGTGGTGCTGACCAACGCGCGTACCATCGGCGAATTTGGTGCGGTCTCGGTGGTATCGGGATCGATTCGCGGCGAAACCTATACGTTGCCGCTTCAGGTTGAATTACTGCATCAGGATTACAACACTGTCGGGGCTTTCACCGCCGCCGCGCTGTTGACCTTGATGGCGATAGTGACACTGTTTCTGAAAAGCGTGCTGCAGTGGCGTTTAGAGCATCAGCAGAAACGCCAACAGGAGGAAAATCATGAGCATTGA
- the cysT gene encoding sulfate/thiosulfate ABC transporter permease CysT, which yields MFASTQKRVLPGFGLSLGTSLLFTCLILLLPISALLMQLSKMTLAQYWEVITSPQLVAAYKVTLLSAGVASIFNAVFGMLMAWILTRYRFPGRTLLDGLMDLPFALPTAVAGLTLAGLFSVNGWYGQWLAQFDIKVSYTWLGIAVAMAFTSIPFVVRTVQPVLEELGPEYEEAAETLGATPWQSFRRVVLPEVAPALLAGTALSFTRSLGEFGAVIFIAGNIAWKTEVTSLMIFVRLQEFDYPAASAIASVILAASLLLLFGINTLQSRFGRRLGGH from the coding sequence ATGTTTGCCTCAACGCAAAAACGGGTGCTGCCCGGATTCGGTCTCAGCCTCGGCACCAGCCTGCTGTTTACCTGCCTGATCCTGCTGCTGCCGATCAGCGCGCTGCTGATGCAGCTGTCCAAAATGACGCTGGCGCAGTACTGGGAAGTGATCACCAGCCCGCAACTGGTGGCCGCCTATAAGGTCACGCTGTTGTCTGCCGGGGTCGCTTCGATCTTCAACGCGGTGTTTGGCATGTTGATGGCGTGGATCCTGACCCGTTATCGCTTCCCGGGTCGTACTTTGCTTGATGGTCTGATGGATTTGCCGTTTGCGCTGCCCACCGCCGTTGCCGGTCTGACGCTGGCCGGGCTGTTCTCAGTCAACGGTTGGTATGGGCAGTGGCTGGCGCAGTTTGATATCAAAGTCTCTTACACCTGGCTCGGTATTGCCGTGGCGATGGCCTTCACCAGCATTCCATTTGTGGTGCGTACCGTGCAGCCAGTGCTGGAAGAGTTAGGCCCGGAATATGAAGAAGCGGCGGAAACGCTGGGTGCCACGCCGTGGCAAAGCTTCCGTCGTGTGGTGCTGCCGGAAGTGGCTCCCGCCCTGCTGGCAGGCACTGCGCTGTCGTTTACCCGTAGCCTTGGTGAGTTTGGCGCGGTGATTTTTATCGCGGGCAATATCGCGTGGAAGACCGAAGTCACCTCACTGATGATTTTTGTGCGTTTGCAGGAGTTTGATTACCCGGCGGCCAGTGCCATTGCGTCGGTGATCCTTGCGGCGTCGTTGCTGCTGCTATTCGGCATTAACACCCTGCAAAGCCGCTTTGGCCGTCGTTTAGGAGGTCACTGA